In Apium graveolens cultivar Ventura chromosome 10, ASM990537v1, whole genome shotgun sequence, the following are encoded in one genomic region:
- the LOC141690414 gene encoding uncharacterized protein LOC141690414 encodes MAGKVTLLQTAAQSIPNFWISLLLVLVEICNKIETKMNGYWWGGAARYYANTDFLEAKLGANPNFMWRSIMASQDIVKQYCRRKIVDGKSTIVWHIPWLPCRENGYPTTTPHYELKDIVMHNLMRDDHKSLDVNILNDLFNERDRLLIEQISIPSRSRPDSWYWALDDKSAFSVKSCCRSIRGENTNTEGGFWKQVWGLKLPGKPETPVHTLFTCTFAKEMWEEVRLQAIIPVDESETVLQVLVRAFKWRRSQEHQDGKEQMKQHTSIRQWRRPQEGWVKVNVDAACRDHSEFIGIRCVVRDDSGGFVRARSERAR; translated from the exons ATGGCTGGTAAAGTAACGTTGCTACAAACTGCAGCTCAGTCCATCCCTAATTTTTGGATAAGCTTATTACTGGTACTAGTGGAAATCTGTAACAAGATTGAAACAAAAATGAATGGGTATTGGTGGGGTGGTGCGG CTCGTTATTATGCGAATACTGATTTTCTTGAGGCTAAATTGGGTGCTAACCCAAACTTTATGTGGCGAAGTATTATGGCATCACAAGATATCGTTAAGCAATATTGTCGAAGGAAGATTGTTGATGGTAAAAGTACTATAGTGTGGCATATTCCCTGGTTACCATGTAGGGAGAATGGCTATCCTACAACTACTCCTCATTACGAATTAAAAGATATTGTGATGCATAATCTGATGAGGGACGACCATAAATCATTGGATGTGAATATTCTAAATGATTTATTCAATGAGCGTGATAGATTATTGATTGAGCAGATTTCTATTCCAAGTCGAAGTAGGCCTGACTCGTGGTACTGGGCATTGGATGACAAAAGTGCTTTTTCTGTCAAGAGCTGCTGTAGAAGCATTAGAGGAGAAAATACGAATACTGAAGGTGGGTTTTGGAAGCAAGTATGGGGACTTAAACTTCCTGGTAAG CCTGAAACCCCGGTTCATACATTGTTCACGTGTACTTTTGCTAAGGAAATGTGGGAAGAGGTGAGATTGCAAGCTATCATTCCTGTCGATGAGAGTGAAACTGTATTACAAGTGTTGGTTCGGGCATTCA AATGGAGAAGAAGTCAAGAACATCAGGATGGTAAAGAGCAAATGAAGCAACATACTAGTATTAGACAATGGCGTAGACCTCAAGAAGGATGGGTCAAAGTGAATGTAGACGCTGCTTGTCGCGATCATTCAGAGTTCATAGGAATCAGATGTGTCGTTAGAGATGACAGTGGTGGTTTTGTGCGTGCTCGGAGTGAGAGGGCCAGATGA
- the LOC141689404 gene encoding formin-like protein 20 isoform X2, whose product MALFRRLFYRKPPDRLLEISDKVYVFDCCFSSNVMEEDEYKLYLSSIVAELQDYYEDASYMVFNFKQGEKRSLVSDFLSQYGMTIMEYPQEFEGSPLLPLESIHKILHFSESWLSLRGQHVLLMHCEMGSWPVLAFMLAGLLLYRKQHDSEQKTLEMVYKQAPIELLYLLSPLNPQPSQLRYLEYISRRRLGLDWSPVDAPLALDCIIFRVLPLFDGGKGCRPVVRVYGQVPFSAPSNKSYKLLFSTLKTEEDARLYRQEECQLVKVDFHIRVQGDVILECVHLGEDLKREEMMFRAMFHTAFIRLNVLMLERDEIDVLWDVKVQFSKDFFAKVLFSDADAPPSSINTEVPVTSGTESETSSPDEFFEVEEIFSNIIDAQDIKGDLVDNHKFEDSTADEVVWKEDLESYAFQDCASEDENHKQDDIDDSDYFHELIPLFLGKRAGEMCITAHDSGIPCTTDTETEIVDVSGMSETEKEQERKSDHMERLERQNSQKRLNANVYKQIQKSVLLTTNRRETFQSDEVVWKEDLEPCAFQECASEDENHEQDDIDDSDYFHELIPLFLGKRAGELCVTAHDSGIPCTTDTETEIVDVSVMSETEKEQERKLDHMERLERQNSQKRLDANVYKQIQKSVSLTTNRQETFRSKSVTDSSNSTKTNRKQDSQGGSLQQEKADKLSSRIPSNIGDYANSLHVPNLRSRYNSAPPVLGHAMDTHFKGDSQTLFCTISKLTCKNNIHRKNTSCPPLLDFSHNVAPPPSPSSRAPPRPLPPADPVAPPPLPTYASSSPLTRDALRPSISHPSSAAHSPTHSVPVPPPPPPPPPPPPPPPHLSTFILPSQPPKPTSPRFKEPRFPPQPLNPVVNVPKTPSPPEPEKPAPSPGVTPPPPGAGLGPPPPGPAPQPSPGPAPPPPPSVALRPPPPSGSRFRRLHGRRQSGYRKNNLKPFRSPTRSPTPSPTPSVPSAPPPPPNQSQPPQPHSPSCGKTKSPPPPLAPPAPSGVVGNAPPPNKTSPPQPPPPPPAPPPPSAPPPPPAPARPPPPAPPPPPGAGPTPPPPPSAGPAPPPPPGAGPAPPPPSGPGPGPGPPNNNPALNRGLQRWKHLGPRKSNLKPLHWSKVTRALHGSLWEEIQKHEDPQNEREFDVSEIETLFSAAVPKPNKDIKSDGQKSAPKAETIQLIEHRRAYNTEIMLTKIKMALPDMTDAILAMDETILDADQVEILIKFCPTKEEIELLNSYNGDKEKLGRCEQFFMELMRVPRVESKLKVFLFEIQFNSQISDFKYSLNVVIVVCEEVRNSRKLREIMSKILFVGNTLNQGTARGSAVGFKLDSLLKLTDTRSTNNKMTLMHYLCKVFSEKLPHLLNFYEDLFSLEAASKIQLKVLAEEMQAINKGLERVNAELDASKSDGPVSETFVKLLLVAAEAMYVTWL is encoded by the exons atggCGCTGTTTAGACGTTTGTTTTATCGGAAACCTCCTGATAGGCTTCTCGAAATCTCCGACAAGGTCTACG TGTTTGACTGTTGTTTCTCGAGCAACGTTATGGAAGAAGATGAGTATAAGCTTTACTTGAGCAGCATTGTAGCTGAGCTACAAGACTACTATGAAGATGCTTCTTACATGGTTTTTAATTTTAAACAAGGTGAGAAGAGAAGCCTTGTTTCAGATTTTCTGTCTCAGTATGGTATGACTATCATGGAGTATCCTCAAGAATTTGAGGGAAGTCCGTTGTTACCCTTGGAGAGTATCCATAAAATTTTGCATTTTAGTGAAAGCTGGTTGTCATTGAGGGGTCAACATGTGTTACTGATGCACTGTGAAATGGGTAGTTGGCCTGTGCTTGCTTTTATGCTTGCAGGACTTCTTTTATATCGTAAACAGCACGATAGTGAGCAGAAGACTCTTGAAATGGTTTATAAGCAAGCTCCAATTGAACTTCTTTATCTTTTATCTCCTTTAAATCCACAGCCATCTCAGCTCAGGTATCTTGAGTATATATCGCGTAGAAGATTGGGTCTGGATTGGTCGCCTGTGGATGCACCTCTTGCCCTGGATTGTATCATATTTAGAGTCCTCCCTTTGTTTGATGGTGGAAAAGGTTGCAGACCAGTCGTCCGTGTTTATGGGCAGGTCCCTTTTTCAGCACCATCCAATAAGTCATATAAGCTTTTATTTTCCACTCTGAAGACCGAGGAAGATGCTCGCCTATACAGACAGGAAGAGTGCCAGTTAGTGAAAGTAGATTTTCATATCAGGGTTCAAGGGGATGTTATTCTTGAGTGTGTTCACTTAGGAGAAGATTTAAAACGGGAAGAAATGATGTTCAGAGCCATGTTCCACACTGCATTCATTCGGTTAAATGTACTGATGCTGGAGCGAGATGAAATTGACGTTCTGTGGGATGTCAAGGTCCAGTTCTCAAAAGACTTTTTTGCCAAG GTACTCTTTTCGGATGCCGATGCTCCTCCATCTAGTATAAACACAGAAGTGCCAGTTACCAGCGGGACTGAGTCAGAGACTTCTTCACCTGATGAGTTCTTTGAGGTAGAAGAGATTTTTAGTAATATAATTGATGCACAAGATATAAAGGGAGACTTGGTAGATAATCATAAATTTGAAGACAGTACAGCAGATGAAGTGGTCTGGAAGGAGGATTTAGAGTCTTATGCATTTCAAGACTGTGCATCAGAAGATGAAAATCACAAGCAGGATGATATAGATGATTCTGATTATTTCCATGAACTGATACCTTTATTTCTAGGAAAACGAGCTGGAGAGATGTGCATTACTGCACATGATAGTGGTATACCCTGTACTACAGACACAGAGACTGAGATTGTTGATGTGTCTGGCATGTCAGAGACAGAAAAAGAACAAGAAAGGAAATCAGATCACATGGAGAGATTAGAAAGGCAAAATTCACAGAAGAGGTTGAATGCTAATGTATATAAACAAATTCAGAAGTCTGTTTTACTCACTACTAACCGACGAGAAACGTTTCAATCAGATGAAGTGGTCTGGAAGGAGGATTTAGAGCCTTGTGCGTTTCAAGAGTGTGCATCAGAAGATGAAAATCATGAGCAGGATGATATAGACGATTCTGATTATTTCCATGAACTGATACCTTTATTTTTGGGCAAAAGAGCTGGAGAGCTGTGCGTTACTGCACATGATAGTGGTATACCCTGTACTACAGACACAGAGACTGAGATTGTTGACGTGTCTGTCATGTCTGAGACAGAAAAAGAACAAGAAAGGAAATTAGATCACATGGAGAGATTAGAAAGGCAAAATTCACAGAAGAGGTTAGATGCTAATGTATATAAACAAATTCAGAAGTCTGTTTCACTCACTACTAACCGACAAGAAACGTTTCGATCCAAATCAGTAACAGATTCATCTAATTCCACTAAAACAAATAGAAAACAAGATTCTCAAGGTGGTTCTTTACAACAGGAAAAAGCTGACAAGTTATCATCAAGGATTCCTTCCAACATAGGTGATTATGCTAATTCATTGCATGTTCCAAATCTCCGATCAAGATATAACAGTGCACCTCCTGTGCTAGGCCATGCAATGGATACTCACTTTAAAGGTGACTCACAAACTCTGTTTTGCACAATTTCCAAACTGACGTGTAAAAACAATATACATAGAAAAAATACATCTTGCCCGCCATTATTAGATTTTTCGCATAATGTGGCTCCACCCCCATCTCCGTCATCAAGAGCCCCCCCTCGACCTCTTCCACCTGCGGATCCTGTGGCTCCACCACCACTTCCCACATATGCTTCTTCCAGTCCATTGACCCGGGATGCATTAAGACCCTCGATTTCACATCCTAGTTCTGCAGCTCATTCTCCCACTCACTCGGTTCCGGTTCcgccaccaccaccaccaccaccaccaccaccaccaccaccacctcATCTATCAACCTTCATCTTGCCTTCACAACCTCCAAAACCAACTTCTCCTAGATTTAAGGAGCCCAGATTTCCACCACAGCCTCTTAATCCTGTAGTCAATGTTCCCAAAACCCCTTCACCTCCTGAGCCTGAAAAGCCTGCACCTTCTCCTGGTGTCACCCCTCCTCCACCTGGTGCTGGCCTTGGACCTCCACCTCCTGGACCTGCCCCTCAGCCATCTCCTGGCCCTGCCCCTCCACCACCTCCTAGTGTTGCCCTGAGACCTCCTCCACCTTCAGGATCTCGCTTTCGACGCCTGCATGGAAGAAGACAGTCAGGATACCGAAAGAATAATCTAAAACCATTTCGCTCTCCTACTCGTTCTCCCACTCCTTCTCCCACTCCATCAGTTCCATCCGCGCCACCACCTCCACCTAATCAGTCACAACCTCCACAGCCACATAGTCCTAGTTGTGGTAAGACAAAATCTCCACCACCTCCACTAGCACCACCTGCACCTTCTGGAGTTGTTGGTAATGCGCCTCCTCCAAATAAGACTTCCCCTCCTCAACCTCCACCTCCACCTCCTGCCCCTCCACCTCCTAGTGCCCCTCCTCCACCTCCTGCCCCTGCCCGTCCTCCACCTCCTGCCCCTCCTCCACCTCCTGGCGCTGGCCCTACACCCCCTCCACCTCCTAGCGCTGGCCCTGCACCCCCTCCACCTCCTGGCGCTGGCCCTGCCCCTCCTCCACCTTCTGGCCCTGGCCCTGGACCTGGACCACCAAATAATAATCCAGCCCTTAATAGAGGCCTACAGAGGTGGAAACATTTGGGACCTCGAAAGAGTAACTTAAAGCCGCTTCATTGGAGCAAGGTAACTAGAGCATTGCATGGGAGCTTATGGGAAGAAATACAAAAGCACGAAGACCCTCAAAA TGAACGAGAATTTGATGTTTCCGAAATTGAGACCCTTTTCTCAGCTGCAGTCCCTAAGCCAAACAAAGATATAAAATCTGATGGACAGAAGTCTGCTCCAAAAGCTGAAACAATTCAGCTG ATTGAGCATAGGAGGGCTTATAACACTGAAATCATGCTCACAAAGATTAAAATGGCACTTCCAGACATGACG GATGCAATTCTAGCAATGGATGAAACCATTTTGGATGCTGATCAAGTTGAAATTCTTATAAAATTCTGTCCAACAAAAGAAGAGATTGAACTTCTAAAC AGTTACAATGGCGACAAGGAAAAGTTGGGAAGGTGTGAACAG TTTTTTATGGAGTTGATGAGGGTCCCGCGGGTGGAGTCTAAATTAAAGGTTTTTCTTTTCGAGATTCAGTTTAATTCCCAG ATTTCAGATTTCAAGTACAGTTTGAATGTTGTTATTGTTGTATGTGAAGAG GTTCGGAACTCCCGCAAGCTGAGGGAAATTATGAGTAAAATATTATTTGTAGGAAATACCCTGAACCAAGGAACGGCAAGGG GTTCTGCAGTTGGATTCAAGTTGGACAGTCTTCTAAAACTCACTGACACACGTTCTACTAACAACAAGATGACATTGATGCATTATCTTTGCAAG